In the Deltaproteobacteria bacterium genome, one interval contains:
- a CDS encoding TetR/AcrR family transcriptional regulator encodes MSQSKDHSEKSPLPQLPDKLRDRLYPAVLDLFSRNDFHQVNMREICKISGLSLSTVYKYFPSKETLLFTILDQKISEVGELMKMHLEGLENTKELFRKVFWVTMDYYDKNPGVAITAFITVPMRTWMREASYRRNDAHDIMTRITRHGHDRREIASHIKPGQIMDLYFMFCHRQIQLWYYHGMKWSLVSTIPGFFNLFWKSVSPE; translated from the coding sequence GTGAGCCAATCAAAGGACCATTCAGAAAAAAGCCCGCTACCCCAACTGCCAGACAAACTGCGGGACCGGCTTTATCCCGCGGTTCTGGATCTCTTTTCCCGAAACGATTTTCACCAGGTTAATATGAGGGAAATATGTAAAATCTCCGGATTGAGCCTCAGCACGGTCTACAAATACTTTCCCTCCAAAGAGACCCTCCTGTTCACCATATTGGATCAGAAGATTAGCGAGGTAGGCGAACTTATGAAGATGCATCTGGAGGGCCTCGAGAACACGAAGGAACTTTTTAGAAAGGTCTTCTGGGTGACCATGGACTATTATGACAAAAATCCTGGAGTCGCTATTACGGCATTTATCACTGTGCCGATGCGGACTTGGATGAGAGAGGCCTCTTACCGTCGGAATGACGCACACGATATCATGACCAGGATCACCCGGCATGGTCATGACCGCAGGGAGATCGCGTCGCATATTAAACCCGGCCAGATAATGGATCTCTATTTCATGTTCTGCCATCGCCAGATACAGCTCTGGTATTACCATGGGATGAAATGGAGCCTGGTGAGCACCATCCCCGGCTTCTTCAATCTGTTCTGGAAGTCTGTGTCCCCGGAATAA
- a CDS encoding enoyl-CoA hydratase/isomerase family protein, with amino-acid sequence MVPYETVQCEQIGEILTVTLNRPEMNLFNQKMVDELIKIWHGLRSNRHVRFVILTGQGRHFTAGVDLKEYGDRDIDPEEARIQQLAGHELMRSLENLEQVTVAALRGIVCGAGMAVAQACDFRIMTEDSYFVVPETNIGTYYTWGCTPRLVRMVGASKAMEIIMTCEPVPAPEAYRLHLANRIVPNDSLMEATHAFVSKIASKSPTSIRITKKIALAASMEGFGNLFVCEPELMKGLVYTGETREGIVSFLNKKAPVFGPKKDQHPHLPSS; translated from the coding sequence ATGGTTCCTTACGAGACAGTCCAATGCGAGCAAATTGGTGAAATTCTGACCGTGACCCTCAACCGGCCCGAGATGAATCTCTTCAATCAAAAGATGGTAGATGAACTCATTAAAATATGGCACGGCCTCAGGAGCAATCGGCACGTGCGTTTCGTCATCCTGACCGGACAAGGACGCCATTTCACAGCAGGGGTCGATCTCAAGGAGTACGGGGACCGGGACATCGACCCGGAAGAAGCGCGTATACAGCAGTTGGCCGGCCACGAACTGATGCGTAGTCTGGAAAACCTGGAGCAGGTCACGGTGGCGGCCCTGCGAGGGATCGTCTGCGGGGCCGGGATGGCGGTGGCCCAGGCCTGCGACTTCCGGATTATGACAGAGGACAGCTACTTCGTTGTTCCAGAGACCAATATCGGGACTTATTACACCTGGGGTTGTACTCCAAGACTCGTCAGAATGGTAGGAGCGTCCAAGGCAATGGAAATCATCATGACGTGCGAGCCTGTTCCGGCACCGGAAGCTTACCGACTCCACCTGGCAAACAGAATAGTCCCGAATGATTCCTTGATGGAAGCCACCCATGCGTTTGTCAGCAAAATCGCTTCCAAGAGTCCAACCAGTATTAGGATCACCAAGAAGATCGCCCTGGCCGCTTCCATGGAAGGATTCGGGAACCTGTTTGTCTGCGAGCCTGAACTTATGAAGGGATTGGTGTACACAGGAGAAACAAGAGAAGGCATAGTCTCCTTTTTAAACAAGAAAGCACCTGTCTTCGGTCCCAAAAAGGATCAGCATCCCCATCTGCCGTCTTCCTGA